The Aedes albopictus strain Foshan chromosome 1, AalbF5, whole genome shotgun sequence genomic interval CTCTCCGGTGTTTCTCAAACTGCAGCTGCAAGGTAAGCAGTTTGATATGATCCCGGTACATGTCCTCCACCTTTCGCGAGTCGCCGGTTTCCATCCGTTTTTTCACGCACAGTTCGATGTACTTGTCAAGCATGGCATTGGAGTCCATCCGGTTTCCGGATTCGGCTTTCTCCTGCAGTCGTTTCATTGCAATATCGGTCTTGAATTTTTGTTCTTCCTGCAGAATACCGTAGATGATCTGCTCGTAGGGCTGCGGGTAACTTTCGATTGTTTGTGTGCCGCTGGTGACCAATTGGGAAACCGGTGGTCCCACACTCTGTGTTGGCCGATGTCCCGCCAAATTGGTGAGATTTTTGCGGATCTCCTGAAACAACGCCATATTCCTACGAATGTGCTCTTCAGTCTTTTGCTCTTGCTTTTTGTTGAAGTGTGTTGCCGCCGATATGGCCTCTTCTTCGGAGGGACTGCTTCCACTGCTGCTATCGCCGTTCGTTTCGATTAGCGTCAAATCTTGCCTATCGCCAGCCAACGTTTTCGGATCCACTCGTAGACTGTACTTTTTCAGGTCGGGTAGCGAGTGCCTTCGGCGATGCTTTTTCAGTGCCTCACCGATGGCACTCCGTGTAACACTGATCCCGCCGCTATTCTTGAGCATATAGCTGCTTGTATCGGCTGGGGATGTTCCGGTGCTGTAGCTGGGGTCGGAATCCACTAGACACTGACTGTGCATCCGATACCGTTTTCGTGTGAAGTTGATCATCGACTGAGAACTTTTGAAGTGTAACCCTCCAGCCGAACAGGGTGATCCCTCTTCCTGTTCGAAATCTTCGGCATCGAAGGCCTCTTTCATCGGGTGCGCCGATGGTAGTGGCTGTAGTTGTTGCTGGTGCTGATCCTGCAGCAGATGGCTGTTTATGTCGGTCACCTCCTGATCCTCTTGGGTCGAATCGGACAACTGCATGAGCGAAGGCGAATCATAGCGTGGAGTGAGAACCATGCCGGCGGGGGTCAACTTGAGGTTCGCCACCTTCTGGGAGACTCGGGAAATCTCGAATGTCGGCTGATCGATCGGAAGCGGACTGGAAGGCACACTGTTACTAGTGGTCGATGTTGCCGTCGTGGTTGTAGTGTTACCAGACGCAATCTGCATCACCGAATGGTTCCGATCGTTTACCATTCGAAGCAACTTCTGTGAGGTGACGATGCTTTTCTCGTTGAAGTTGAAATGGCCACTGGCGGATTCTTTCTTGATTGGTGATGATGGTTGGCTGGTATTTAGGATGGCTCGAACCGCGCCTGAATTCATCGGGTACGGTCGAACTGGCTTCACGATGTCCTTCATCGGTGTGGTTTCCGGAGTGGCTTCGACGGCTGCTTCCGGTGGGGAAGCACCGTCAGCCGCCGGTAGAAGAGGACCCGATATTGAAGGGATAGTGTAGCTCGGGGTTGGATTGGGAGTATGGGGAACAGTGGCCAGACCCGGAGGTGGTGTCGGCTGCATCATGTTACTCGGGGACCAAAACGAGTTCTGCACCGCTATGATGCTAAGCTTGTCGTCGGTTGAGGTCTTATTGAAGTAGTTCACCGTTGCCTTCCATTGGAAGTCTATGGTAGCCGTCATGGCACTAAACTCTACTGGTTTCATAGGCGTTGCATAGCAAGGACATTCGCTACCCATAAGTTGGTTGTTCTGTATATCCTGCGGCTTTCCCATATAGTCTAGCGCCATACGAGCACATTCGCTGACCACATCATGCGGTTCCATATTCCTCCACCGGGTTTGGCTGATTTCATTGTCTTTATCCGATGACACTAGTCGAGGATGAATCTTTACTGTATCCAACAGGGGCTTTATCGTATGCTGGAAAACCGCTTGCTTTTCTCCCCGATACTCCCTCTTCAGGAACGTAACAAAATTACACGGATACATTCCGTACAACCGATTGAACAACTCATAAAGGCCAAACTGTAGATGAATCAACTGATCCTCCGGCAAGCTAACCGACGTGTTTCGATCGAACGTCGCCAGGTAGTTGAATATTTCAAACAAATCCTGCAACATTCCACCCATCACCAACGGAATCACGGGCAACAGATCGATGATACACAGCACGGCGCTAATCAGCGGAATAATTTCCCGCTCCATCTTGGACAGTTTCAGGACCTCCTTCACCAGCTGATGGTTCCCCACCTTGTGCAGCCACGTCGGTCGTTTCTGAATAATGTGCCCGAACAGCGTCAGGGCGTGCATCTTGTTCGACCCGCCACGGATCCATTCGCTCAGCCGGTCCAAAATGACCTTGTCATGCGGAGGTTGCACCTTGACCAGGATGTCCACGATGCGAATCGACGACGTCTGGCTAAAGTAGTCCATCATGCTCTGCGAGAACCATGCATCTCGCGctggaaattcaagaaaaaaggaAAATATAGCATTAGTGTGATTAATTGTAATTCTGAACATTGTTTGTATGGTATCTGTTACATGAGGAAAGATCTCAAACATAATATCATGTCCGGGGGCCTGATAACCAAGGTGTCCATTCATATTCAATTTCCCGATTTCCAGATTTTTGCCGATTATGACGCTTACAAAGCCGAAAACGTACATAATTTTTAGGATCAGTTCCGAAAGtcagttccccgaatgacccatttccacGAAAAAATACATTCTTGTTCGAAATGATCACTCACCACAAAATGTTCGTGATCATGGGAACTAGGTGTTAACCTTGTTGTTAATCGACTAGTTAACCCACCATAATttgacaattggcttctttggcGGTGTTGAGAAGAGgtatgcgccgccgcgccacgctggTGCTGCCGCCGATTTTctgttcacgccgccgccgcctattatttttcggcgcgccgccgcttacgccgccgaactccaattttctacgccgatttcaaaaacgcattgataaaCTATATTTATTATTTCTTAATTCATTTCATTACAATGTTTctacagttctaaaaatttggaatgctaaaatagatcaaattacgcTCAGTTCCACCGGTAGTTGCTTAAAATTCTAAACTTCGCatgtcattttcattttcattttcattttgcagcatttggtggggcaatgagagcgcaagtcagtccaaagccgatgataaggaggggtaatggctgaatagtctttgctgaccacataaacgccatgggataggaaaagggtattttggtgtgggattagggttggtgcagacttgacgatatcaatgctattcagatgcaaaataattttaaggctcaatagtgaatcgcataccttccaaaaccaaaaaacaataatccacaaaataccaagcaagtcatagaaagaaaaagcgcccgattgtttattttgtcaattataacaaacggaaacttttaCCCTCTCCgaccagtcaccccggaaaaatgtcccttcagttctggaaaatatattatccccaaataagcctttaatcgaattgtccgcgtggtcttgtagtacccctgctaggtaagaatcagtcattgccatacatattaaatgctagacatgacccc includes:
- the LOC109425317 gene encoding hamartin, yielding MDAAKLFSDLESNNPTLVNEAKKRFNELFASTRDAWFSQSMMDYFSQTSSIRIVDILVKVQPPHDKVILDRLSEWIRGGSNKMHALTLFGHIIQKRPTWLHKVGNHQLVKEVLKLSKMEREIIPLISAVLCIIDLLPVIPLVMGGMLQDLFEIFNYLATFDRNTSVSLPEDQLIHLQFGLYELFNRLYGMYPCNFVTFLKREYRGEKQAVFQHTIKPLLDTVKIHPRLVSSDKDNEISQTRWRNMEPHDVVSECARMALDYMGKPQDIQNNQLMGSECPCYATPMKPVEFSAMTATIDFQWKATVNYFNKTSTDDKLSIIAVQNSFWSPSNMMQPTPPPGLATVPHTPNPTPSYTIPSISGPLLPAADGASPPEAAVEATPETTPMKDIVKPVRPYPMNSGAVRAILNTSQPSSPIKKESASGHFNFNEKSIVTSQKLLRMVNDRNHSVMQIASGNTTTTTATSTTSNSVPSSPLPIDQPTFEISRVSQKVANLKLTPAGMVLTPRYDSPSLMQLSDSTQEDQEVTDINSHLLQDQHQQQLQPLPSAHPMKEAFDAEDFEQEEGSPCSAGGLHFKSSQSMINFTRKRYRMHSQCLVDSDPSYSTGTSPADTSSYMLKNSGGISVTRSAIGEALKKHRRRHSLPDLKKYSLRVDPKTLAGDRQDLTLIETNGDSSSGSSPSEEEAISAATHFNKKQEQKTEEHIRRNMALFQEIRKNLTNLAGHRPTQSVGPPVSQLVTSGTQTIESYPQPYEQIIYGILQEEQKFKTDIAMKRLQEKAESGNRMDSNAMLDKYIELCVKKRMETGDSRKVEDMYRDHIKLLTLQLQFEKHRREIHAERNRRLLGKSRVIRALEQNNDALKDQVSRLTKEISSLNTELANLRRKTNADWTKSSTEVIELKERYAAETRKNQDLQLKVKELEAAMSEDTQTRKEQTMALEQARGELFDLTNDMEQALHKADLGQQYRDELTRLQCEMILMGEIQLKCRERLSQLDSFKARDAEIAMIQETYLDEVKDLKLSLEMKSSQLDSAKERLTELEQQLMKRDETIALQKRMLKTVKEEHKEQFNALERKYHAQKAIVVKMEEAILELRVNAVARSPDSDRTDAVGSLDHTSPLSISLASSEGLSEIKNLALVVQSGGSSTLNNNNHELDSNLPTPTSVPLPPLPLDNNNALSMAAGNAGPIAIAGTSSGRPPLPPLAGTDPMPGPSQRL